The following nucleotide sequence is from Luteolibacter rhizosphaerae.
CCGCCCAGCGCGTCGTTGGCTTCTGCGGGATCATCAGTTCCTGTTTCTTGGCTTTCGCCTTCGCGGTCTTGGATCGGAACGGTCCGCCGGCATTTTTCATCAGCCTTCTCGCCTGCAGTTCAATCGTTGCAGCCCCCATGGCCAGCATGCTCGCCACGATCGCGATGGCCCACCTCCGATCAGGAGAGGAGGAATTCCCGATCGTAAGGCTCGGCGGCACTCTTGGCTGGATGGCGGCCGGCTACATTACCAGCTTCGTTATCTTCGCGGACGCCTCACCCAAGGCCGGCTACGCCGCTGCGATCACGCGCTGCGTTTGCGGAATCTCCTCATTCTTTCTCCCGAACACTCCTCCGCTCGGTAACTCGCGCTCTCTCCGCACGCTCCTTGGCCTAGACGCCTTCCGCCTGCTGAAAGAGCGAGATCATCTGGTCTTCTTCTCAGTAACGACCCTTCTCTCGATTCCTCTAGCGGCCTTCTTCATGCACACGCCGATGCATCTGTTCGCGCTCGGCAATGACAAGCCGACCGCGACGATGACGATCGGGCAGATCAGCGAAATCGCCGCGATGCTTCTCATGTCGGTCGTCATGAATCGCTTTCGCGTGAAAACGGTCCTGATGTTCGCGCTTGGTCTCTCCGCATTGCGCTATGGCTTGTTTGCGGTGGCTGGAATGAGTGGAGCGAGTGGATGGCTCATCGCCGGCATCTCGCTTCACGGTTTGTGCTACACGCTCTACTTCATCACGGGGCAACTCTTCCTGGATCGTCGGGTGGACCCGGGGATGCGGACTCAAGCACAAGGGCTGCTAAGTCTAGCGAGCAATGGCGTGGGATCCGTGATCGGAACACTCCTCGCCGTGCGGCTACACGACTTCACGGTGGGTGCACACAACGGTGATTGGGCGACTTACTGGTGGGTCCAGTGCGCTTGTATCGCGATTTGTATTCCGATTCTCGCGATCTTCTATCAGGGCGTGGCTGCCTCCAAGCGGGAAACGGCTTAGCTTAGGGGAGTTTCCATTCCGCCTTTTTGGTGGCGTACTCCGCTTGCGGAAGTAGGACGTAGATGGGCTGCTTGCCGGGATCGACCCACGCGATGAGTTGACGGAGCTTGGCTTCCTCCATGGTGGTGCAACCGGCGGTGGGTTTGGAGCCGGCGCCGCGCCAAATGTGGAAGAAAATGGCGCTCCCGTGGCCTGGAGACACTTTCGGGGGAGCATTATGTGCAATAAAGAGTTTCAATGAATGCGGGTAGTCATCCTGCTTCATCTGCTGCTTCTTCTCCCAAGCGCTGGCCGGTTCGTGATTGAGGACAAGGTGCTTGTTGTAGCTGGGGGAAAAAGGGTCCTCGACCCAGAGGTCGCGGGTGGTGACTTGGCGATAGAAGAGTTTCGGGTGTTTTTTGATGCCTTCGTGGGCACCCCAAGCACCGCCGAGGTGGAAGACGCCGGCGGGAGCGCGGAAGTCGCCTTCCTTCTTCACCTTGGCGCCGGGAGGCAGGGGATGGATGCCAAGTCCCCAGACCAAGCCATCGCGTCCGAGGCGGCCGGTCCAAGAGCCGAGGACTTCAACCCATTTGCCGCCGCGTTTCTCGTAGGCTTTGAGGGTGACGTTGGATGAGTTCCAGTCTTTGGCGACACCGACGATGCATTGGGTCGATTTGGCCGGGAGCTCGAAGCCGACGGCGGTGAGGGCGCTAGCGATGAGGATGAAGACGAAGCGGATCACGGGTCCAAGATGCGTCAATCCGCCCGGGGCGCAAGGCGCTGCTGATCGAGGACGAGGAAGGCTCCGCCCGCGCCCTGCGGATCGATCGCCTGGGCATCGGCGGGACGGGAGGGATCGGCGTGGGGCCGAAGGAACTCGGCTTGGGTCGTGAGTGCACGGGTTTCGAGCGAAGGGGAGGACCAGTCTTGGAGATCGGTGAAGTTGACGTCCGCGGTGAGATCCTGCTTGCCGGGATTGCCATAGGCATCCGGGCCCTCCAGTCGCTGCTGGAGGAGGTAGGCGCGGAAGGAGCCCCGGGGGCGGCGATGGTAGAGGGTGTCCACTTCTGCTCCATAGTCGATGGTCAGCATGCGACCGGCCCTCCAGTGTCCGGTCCAAGTATCGAGCCAAGCGTGATAGGCATCCATCACTTCCACGATTTGTCCGGAAGGGAAAGAGGACTGAAGGGCGGAGGATGAGGGAAGATCGGAGCAGGGTTCCCAGACTTCGGCGGGAGAGAGAAAGAGCTCGCTCCATCCATCCGGCTCACGGCGGAAGCGGCGTACGGGGAAGGCATCGACAAACTCGTTCGAGTAGATGCAGGCACGACCGCCGCAAGCTTCGAGGGCTTCATTGATCGAGGCATGCCAGCGGACCTTGGGGCCGAGGAGACTCTGCTGTCGGGCGCGGAGGGGGGAGGAGGTTTCGACGAGGTGAATCCTGGTGCGGAGGCGTTGCCACCACGGTAGGGCTTGGATCACCGCACGGGCGAGCAGGCCTTCGCCGGGGCCGAGTTCGATCAGATCGCGGCAGCGGGTCTCGCGAAGCGCGTCGAGAGCCCACGCCGCGACCGCCTTGCCCAAGGCCGGTGTGAGCATGGGGGTGGTGGTGAAGTCGCCACCCTTACCCACGGCGCGGATGCGACGGGCGTAGTAACCGCGGTCCGGATCGTGGAGCGCGAGGTCCATGAAGCGGTCGAAGCGAAGCTTTCCGCCGTCTTTCCATGGCCAGTTAGAGGAATTCATCGTAGGTCGGCTTGACGGGTCGCAATCCCTCTTCCATTCCTTCAGTGGGTGAAGGGTGTTTGGATCGGGATCATGCTGTTGCTTCCGCTCGTGTCTTGCGAGCGAAACGAGCCAGTACGCCCGGCGGAGCAGGGACAGGGCGAGGTGAAGGAGGCGGCAATGGCAGAGCCGTCGAAGGAGGAGGACGATGCGGTGCTGATCGAGAAGAAGCCACCGGTGGCCGAGCCGGTGTCCGGTCAGCCGGGAATGGTGATCAGTCCCTACAATGGCAAGCCCATCGATGTGAAGGGAATCGCTCCCGGGACCCTGGTAGCGGATCCGACGTATCCGATGGAGCAGAAGAAGTATTTCCGCGTGCCGGAGCCGCCGAAAAGCGAGGCTGAGCCGCCGAAGTTGTTAGATCCGGCGGACCTGATCCGGCCGATTCCGTCGAAGGAGGTGCGGGAGGAGGAAGGGGCGAAGGAGAAGCCTTGAGGAATGGTAGCCGGGACAAGGTGGCTCCTTGACGTGGAGGCTTGTCTTCGATTCATCTGGGAGGATGAAGATCCGAACCTGCCTTGTGTTGTCTGCCCTAGCCCTTTCCTCTTGTGACAAAGGGGGTGAAGCGGCGGGAGGTGAGGCCGCGAAGGCGGGACCGAAGAAGAGCAGCTCTGCTCTGCCGAAGCTGACCGAGGCCGAGTCGAAGGAGCCGGCGAGGGAAGGAAAGAGCGGCGAGCGGGAGGCGAAGCCCAAGAGGCCGCCGGTGGCGACTCCGGCGGTGGGTCAGCCGGGGAAGGTGATCAGTCCCTTCAGTGGTGAGATCGTCGATGTGGGCGGGAAGTCGAAAGGCGAACTGGTGGAGGATCCGAAATATCCGGGCGATGCGAGCAAGCAGTTCGAGGTGCCGGAGATGAAGGAGACCATCCCCGAGGCTCAAGTGGTGCCCGGGAAGCCGGGCTACGTCATGAGCCCGTATAATAACAAGGTCGTCGATGTGCGGGGCATCCCCGCTGGACGCTTGGTGGCGGATCCCACCTTCCCGGCGGCGGAGAGGAAGCACTTCCGGATTCCTGCGGGAGTCGAGGAGGATGGGAATGCGTCGCTGCCGGAGAATATCGATGTGCCGCAGGATAGTGCGCCGCCGGAGGAATGATCGCGACGGGGCGCCGATTTGAAAGCGGGGAGAGTTGAGAGATTTGAGATCTGATGTTTCAGGCTCCAAACTTGGGAATCTGGAATCATCGATACAAAGGAATCCGGGGCGGGACGGATTCGACGAGGAGGTGAGGCAGGTCGCGGGCGTAGCTGCCCAAACCGGTGCCAGCGACAGTAAGGTCGCTGCTCCTTATGCGCAGAATTCGGGGCGAGTGGGATATGGAAAGGGAATTCCAATCGCCATGGGATTCCGAGGTGCGAGAGAAGAAGGGATTCTAGGAATCCCCGGATCTCATGCGAAGCCTCCTAGCCCCCATTGCACGATTGCTTCTTCCATCCGACTTCCGGCTCTATCTGAGGACCCGGCGGATGGGTGGTCACTTCCGCTTGCGGACTCCGGACCGGATCTTCCTGGAGGACGAGGTAGTTCCGTGGCTGCGGGACCAGGCCGGGGTGAAAGCGGTGCTGGATGTCGGCTGCGATTGGTATACCCGCGCCTACCCGGATCTAACAGGTGCGGAGCGCTACGAGACGATCGATCTGGATCCGGCGAAGGCGAGGCATGCGAGAAGCAGCAAGCACCATGTCGGATCGGTGCTGGAGTTGGACCGTCATGTGGAAGCCGACGCCTTCGATCTGATCATGTGCAATGGCGTGCTCGGATGGGGAGTGAACGAGCGGAACCAGATCGCGGAGGCTGCGGGGCAACTGGCGAGAGCCTTGAAACCCGGAGGGTGGCTGGTGCTGGGTTGGAATGATGTTGATCCCTGGCGCCCGGCTTGCCTGAAGGCATTCGAGATCGCGCCCCTAAAGCGAGTGCTTTTTCCGCCTGCGGGTTCGGATACCCATCTAACCGAAACCAAGTCGCGGCACACTTATCGCTTCTTCAAGCATTCCATGGTTGCAAGCGATCGGAACTGAGTGGCAGGGCCTTTTCCGGTGGGAAGGCGGATGAAGGAGCTACTTCTCCGCGATCCGGACGAAGCGCTGGCGGGCATCGGCCGGGGCGCGGTAGATCAGATCATTGCGAAAGCCATCGCCACGAATTTCGATGGAGTCCGGCGCTGCGGGAAGGGCAGGGTGCGCGGAAAGATCCAAGAGGGTGGTCCAAGTCGATAGATCGGTGGAGGCTTGGAACTCGAGCGGCAGCGAGGCGAGCGGGAGAGGGAGGTGAAACTCCCGCGGGCGGGCAGGATTCATCACCGGCCTAAGAGGTCGATCCGGAGTGGCGGGAGCAGTGATCAGCCGCTTGTGGAGCAGCAAGCGGTTCTTGATGGTGGAGCTTACGACATACGACCGCGGAGCAACGAGGTAGACTTGCCCCGAGGGATCGGCGGTGACGCGGACCTCATCCCCGTATTCCTGATTCTCGGCGATCGGGACGACGGTCTCCTGGCGCCAGTAGTTGCCGACATACTCCGCGAAGTTGAGCATGTACGAGCGAGGATACTCGCGGGTACTGACCCATGCGGCAATCGGGCGGCCTTTGGCGAGTGCGAGGGAGGGGCGGGAAGAGTGGCCGATGCCTTCATCGAGGCGTTCGATCCGGTAGTTGCCGTTCTTACCGGTGAAGGTGAAGAGGGCGGAGTCGGACACATAGAGGCCGTGAAGGTTTCCGTCCGCAGTGGCGACGAGACAGGTATAGCGGACATTCGAGAGCTGGAACTCGCGCTGCCATGTGGCTCCGACCTTCTTGTAGAATCCGTCCGAGGTGAGGATGTGAGGGACCTCCTGGCTATCGACGGCGACGGCGGAATGAGTGGTGGCGCTCACGGCGGCGACCTGGCTGGTCTGCCAAGAGCCGTTCCGCTTCGCGGCATAGTAGATCCAGTTCCCGCTGCCCGAAATGTAGACGGGGAAGGTGGCATGAGGATTGCCGGCGGAGTCCAAGGCGAGCGAGTAAATTGCGGTCGAGCTGCTACCACCGGTGTTAACCGGGATGGGATCGCTGGTGAGGGAGGTGCGGCTGCCAAACCAGTGGAAGGCGCCGGAGAGCGCGTGAAGGGGACCTCCCGGTTGCCTGACATACTCGACCTGTGCAGTCTGGTGTGCGACCGAAGCGTTGGTCCACGAGCCATTCGCCAAGGAATACTCGCGGTTTCCTGCCGGATCCTCGAAGTGATAGGCGTAGACGCGGGGATCGTCATTCACCGGTGCGACGACACCGAGCAGGCGCGCATCCGGGGAGCCCACCACGGTGATGTCGGAATGATTCCATGAGGAAGGGATACGGGTCTGATGACGGACGAGGCTGCCCTTCGCACCGAGGAGATGGGGGATGCCGTTGTCATCGACGAGCACGCGGTGATGGGTCGTGGTAGGGAATGTGCTCCAGACTCCCTGCCTGCGGACCCGGAGTTCCATCATGCCGACGAGGTAGACCGTGCCATCCGTTGATGCGGCGAGGCTATCCCTGGTACCGCTGGCCCAAGGTTCGCCGGGTTGCTCGATGGAAGACCATGAGCCATTCCTGAACTCGCGATAGGCCCCGGCACCGGCAACGCGAAGGATGCCATCCCGCCCGCAGGCGAATGCGCCGAGATTCCCTTGAAGGATGGTGGTGGAAGACCAAGTGCCATTCAGACGTGATGCGTGCCGGGTGTGATTCGGGGGGCCGCCGCTGATGGGGCTGTACTCGATGTAGGCGATGTGTGGCTGGCCGTCCGGCAGGATGGCGAGCCGGACCGAA
It contains:
- a CDS encoding MFS transporter; this encodes MTRPPLSRTAPAVISGLWIAFFLWGMAPGYYTPAIPNILKAKGLGSEWLSLAFLAGPVASMISPLIIGALADNRFSAQRVVGFCGIISSCFLAFAFAVLDRNGPPAFFISLLACSSIVAAPMASMLATIAMAHLRSGEEEFPIVRLGGTLGWMAAGYITSFVIFADASPKAGYAAAITRCVCGISSFFLPNTPPLGNSRSLRTLLGLDAFRLLKERDHLVFFSVTTLLSIPLAAFFMHTPMHLFALGNDKPTATMTIGQISEIAAMLLMSVVMNRFRVKTVLMFALGLSALRYGLFAVAGMSGASGWLIAGISLHGLCYTLYFITGQLFLDRRVDPGMRTQAQGLLSLASNGVGSVIGTLLAVRLHDFTVGAHNGDWATYWWVQCACIAICIPILAIFYQGVAASKRETA
- a CDS encoding L,D-transpeptidase family protein — translated: MIRFVFILIASALTAVGFELPAKSTQCIVGVAKDWNSSNVTLKAYEKRGGKWVEVLGSWTGRLGRDGLVWGLGIHPLPPGAKVKKEGDFRAPAGVFHLGGAWGAHEGIKKHPKLFYRQVTTRDLWVEDPFSPSYNKHLVLNHEPASAWEKKQQMKQDDYPHSLKLFIAHNAPPKVSPGHGSAIFFHIWRGAGSKPTAGCTTMEEAKLRQLIAWVDPGKQPIYVLLPQAEYATKKAEWKLP
- a CDS encoding SAM-dependent methyltransferase, which gives rise to MNSSNWPWKDGGKLRFDRFMDLALHDPDRGYYARRIRAVGKGGDFTTTPMLTPALGKAVAAWALDALRETRCRDLIELGPGEGLLARAVIQALPWWQRLRTRIHLVETSSPLRARQQSLLGPKVRWHASINEALEACGGRACIYSNEFVDAFPVRRFRREPDGWSELFLSPAEVWEPCSDLPSSSALQSSFPSGQIVEVMDAYHAWLDTWTGHWRAGRMLTIDYGAEVDTLYHRRPRGSFRAYLLQQRLEGPDAYGNPGKQDLTADVNFTDLQDWSSPSLETRALTTQAEFLRPHADPSRPADAQAIDPQGAGGAFLVLDQQRLAPRAD
- a CDS encoding class I SAM-dependent methyltransferase, which translates into the protein MRSLLAPIARLLLPSDFRLYLRTRRMGGHFRLRTPDRIFLEDEVVPWLRDQAGVKAVLDVGCDWYTRAYPDLTGAERYETIDLDPAKARHARSSKHHVGSVLELDRHVEADAFDLIMCNGVLGWGVNERNQIAEAAGQLARALKPGGWLVLGWNDVDPWRPACLKAFEIAPLKRVLFPPAGSDTHLTETKSRHTYRFFKHSMVASDRN
- a CDS encoding BNR repeat-containing protein, with the translated sequence MFLRLTLLFAAFLPLLAAAHPMDESFVWGNQTVATATGVDPQYGGVVCDLTLSESRYPFVAYGTTNPASLRSVRWRNGNKIDEPILTTSGEVTAVQVQATGRDIVMIHEVRTYYPVNFAWGHTLYYSRLKESAWSTPEPILTSSGGHSFDLDLAPDGTPLVAINCPLYTGYPSSDEVRLYRRQASAWTYELVRPVVDYASVSSVRLAILPDGQPHIAYIEYSPISGGPPNHTRHASRLNGTWSSTTILQGNLGAFACGRDGILRVAGAGAYREFRNGSWSSIEQPGEPWASGTRDSLAASTDGTVYLVGMMELRVRRQGVWSTFPTTTHHRVLVDDNGIPHLLGAKGSLVRHQTRIPSSWNHSDITVVGSPDARLLGVVAPVNDDPRVYAYHFEDPAGNREYSLANGSWTNASVAHQTAQVEYVRQPGGPLHALSGAFHWFGSRTSLTSDPIPVNTGGSSSTAIYSLALDSAGNPHATFPVYISGSGNWIYYAAKRNGSWQTSQVAAVSATTHSAVAVDSQEVPHILTSDGFYKKVGATWQREFQLSNVRYTCLVATADGNLHGLYVSDSALFTFTGKNGNYRIERLDEGIGHSSRPSLALAKGRPIAAWVSTREYPRSYMLNFAEYVGNYWRQETVVPIAENQEYGDEVRVTADPSGQVYLVAPRSYVVSSTIKNRLLLHKRLITAPATPDRPLRPVMNPARPREFHLPLPLASLPLEFQASTDLSTWTTLLDLSAHPALPAAPDSIEIRGDGFRNDLIYRAPADARQRFVRIAEK